The following coding sequences lie in one Rutidosis leptorrhynchoides isolate AG116_Rl617_1_P2 chromosome 4, CSIRO_AGI_Rlap_v1, whole genome shotgun sequence genomic window:
- the LOC139842061 gene encoding uncharacterized protein gives MERDNEIYEEALSLASAYNPTQVLDVIKFLEEEDEAEGEVVSIPRAPGRHFPRDQEGKSRQLFNDYLSNNPTFPLDRFLRCFRMSRSLFIRICRGIINFNLEPIPYYINYFKQRRDATGLFDFNIFQKCTSAIRQLAYGIAPDAFDEYLHMGESTSYLCLKNFFKSVLHLYSAEYMRRPNAHDVQCLISKHEEIHGFPGMLGSLGCMH, from the coding sequence ATGGAGCGAGATAACGAAATTTATGAAGAGGCGTTATCACTCGCAAGTGCATATAATCCAACGCAAGTACTCGATGTAATTAAAtttttagaagaagaagatgaagccgAAGGTGAAGTCGTATCGATACCTAGAGCTCCTGGAAGACATTTTCCTAGAGATCAAGAAGGAAAATCTAGACAACTATTCAACGATTATCTTTCCAACAACCCTACTTTCCCGCTCGATAGGTTCCTGCGATGCTTTCGTATGAGCAGGTCTTTGTTTATCCGTATATGCCGAGGTATAATCAATTTTAATCTAGAACCTATACCCTattatattaactattttaaacaaAGACGAGATGCAACCGGTTTATTCGATTTTAACATTTTTCAAAAATGTACGTCCGCTATAAGACAATTAGCATATGGTATTGCACCCGATGCTTTTGATGAATACTTGCACATGGGTGAATCAACTTCTTATTTATGTTTGAAAAACTTTTTCAAGAGTGTTTTACACTTATATTCGGCAGAGTATATGAGACGGCCAAACGCGCATGATGTGCAATGTTTAATTTCTAAACATGAAGAAATACATGGTTTTCCAGGTATGTTAGGGAGCCTCGGTTGTATGCATTAG